One window from the genome of Micromonospora aurantiaca ATCC 27029 encodes:
- a CDS encoding DUF7455 domain-containing protein gives MTPTLTPPPETVSPPAADERCDRCNAAGKLRITLAGGSELVFCGHHANKYAEDLVKITVRYASDPEFSWRGADLMAN, from the coding sequence ATGACCCCGACCCTCACGCCGCCGCCCGAGACGGTGAGCCCCCCGGCCGCCGATGAACGGTGCGACCGCTGCAATGCTGCCGGCAAGCTCCGCATCACTCTGGCGGGTGGGAGTGAGCTGGTGTTCTGTGGGCACCACGCGAACAAGTACGCGGAGGATCTCGTGAAGATCACCGTGCGGTACGCGTCGGACCCGGAGTTCAGCTGGCGAGGCGCCGATCTGATGGCGAACTGA